The sequence ACGTGCGGCTGAAGAACTTCCAGGGCAACACCACGCGTGACTTGGAGTCGGCGCTGGCGGACCTGCGCAAGCAGTCCGAGCAGAAGGGCGGCCCGATGAAGGGGCTGGTGCTCGACATGCGCGGCAACCCCGGCGGCCTGCTGGAGCAGGCCATCCAGGTGTCCGACACGTTCCTGTCCAGCGGCGTCATCGTCGCGACGGTGGGCCTGTCCGACAAGCTGCGCGAGGAGAAGCGGGCCCGGCCCACCGAGGGCGAGGACACCTACCCCATCGCGGTGCTGGTGAACGCCGGCAGCGCCAGCGCGTCGGAGATCGTCGCGGGCGCGCTCAAGAACCTCAACCGCGCCACCATCATCGGCCGGCAGACCTTCGGCAAGGGCAGCGTGCAGGTGCTGTACGACTTCCCGGATGACAGCGCGCTGAAGCTGACCATCGCCAAGTACCTCACCCCCGGGGACGTCTCCATCCAGGAGGTGGGCATTGTGCCGGACATCCAGCTGGTGCCCACGCGCGTCACCGACGAGCGCATCGACGTGTTCGCCCCGCGCCGCTCCATCGGCGAGGCGGACCTGGACCAGCACTTCGGCAACCCGGACTCCTCCACGGTGGCCAAGAAGCGCGAGGACGTGCTCAACCGCGAGAAGCCCTGGGAGAGCCTCAAGTACCTGAAGGTGGACCCGAAGCAGCAGGCCGCCCAGGCCGCCAAGGAGGCCAAGGACGAGGAGAAGGCCGCCCCCAAGGTCGCCCAGAAGGACGCGAAGCACGGCGAGAAGGACCCGCTCATCGACGTGGACGTGGCCGGCCAGAGCGAGGACCTGGACGACCAGCTCGACGCGGAGAGCCAGGACGAAATCAAGGAGGACTTCGAGGTCACCTTCGCGCGGGAGTTCGTGCTGCGCGCCCCGGCGACCACTCGCAAGGAGCAGCTCCAGCAGGGCAAGGCCTTCGTGGACCAGAAGCGGGCCGAGGAGGAGCAGCGCATCAACGCGGCCCTCGCCGCGCTGGGCACCGACTGGAGCCCGGGCCCCACGCCCAAGAACGTGCAGCTGGAGGCCACCTTCTCGCCCTCCGCGGACCAGGCGGTCCACGCCGGCCAGGAGCTGGAGATGGTGCTGACGGCCGAGAACAAGGGCGCCGAGCCGCTCAAGCGCGTCCGGGCCTGGAGCGAGAGCGACAACGCGTTCCTGGACCGCCGGGAGTTCATCCTGGGCGCCATCAACCCCGGAGAGAAGAAGTCCTGGAAGGTGAAGGTGCGCCTGCCCAAGGACCTCACGTCCCGCCGCGACGACGTGACGGTGAAGTTCTTCGATGACCAGGGCGCGCTGCCCAAGACGCTGGTGAGCGAGCTGAGCTTCGTGGAGCTGCCGCGGCCCTCCTTCTCCTTCAACTGGCAGGTGCTGGATTCCTGCCAGACGTGCAACGGGGACGGCATGGCGCAGCGCGGGGAGAGCGTCACCCTGGCGCTGGACGTGACGAACACGGGCACCGGCACGGCGCTCGACTCGTTCGCGCAGATCAAGAACGCGGGCGACGCGAACGTCTTCATCGAGAAGGGCCGCTTCAAGCTGGGCTCGCTGGCGCCGGGTGAGACGAAGTCCGCGCGCTTCCAGTTCGAGGTGAAGAAGGGCTACAAGGGCGACACCTTCCCGCTGAAGCTGGCCATCATCGACGAGCCGCTGGAGGAGTTCGTCACCGAGAAGCTGGAGCTGCCGGTGCGCGAGTCGGCCGTGGCGGCGCTGGAGCCGAAGAAGGGCCTGGTGCGCGTCCCGGAGAAGGCGGAGCTGTTCGGCGTGCCCCTGGCCAATGCCCGGCCGGTGGCCCGCGTGGGCACCGCCTCGGTGCTGACGGCGGAGGCCTCCACCAAGGGCTTCTACAAGGTGTCCGTGGGCGAGGACCGGTTCGCCTTCGTCAAGGCGGCGGATGCCCGCGAGGTGAAGGCCGGCAAGGCGGTGCTGCCCAAGAAGCTCGACTGGCTCACCTCGCTCAAGCCGCCGGAGATTCACCTGGAGGCCGACACCTCCAGCGGCGGGCTCATGGCCAACGGGGAGCGCTTCACGCTGACCGGCTACGTGACGGACCCCAATGGGCTCCTGGACGTGTACGTGCTCGTCAACGACCAGAAGGTCTACTTCAAGGCGGTGGACCCCAAGAGCGCCGAGCCGAAGAAGCTGACGTTCAGCACGGACTTCGCGCTGAAGGAGGGCAACAACAACGTCCTGGTGGTGGCGCGGGAGACGCAGGACTTCGCCAGCCGCAGGACGCTGGTCATCCGGCGCCGGCCGGCCGAGGTGGCGCAGAAGCTGACCACCCCGGGCCAGACCCAGAAGCCGCAGTAGGCGGCGGCTTCCCCCCCTGAAGTGACCGGGCGGCTCCCCGGGAGGCTCACCCCTCCCACCTGGGAGCCGCCCGTTTTATTGACGCTCTCGGTGGACGCACGTTAGCGTCCTGCCGGATCGGCGCCCGTTGCCGGCGCGCGCCTGGGAGGCGGTTTGAGGATGCACGCGTTCAGTCGATGGTGGGCCCTCGCGACGCTCGTGACGGGAGCCACCGCGTACGCGGACGACAACGATTTGCAGCTCGAGAAGCTCGGCAATCCGGCCCTGGGGGCCACGCCGGGCTTGGCCACCGCGAACGCGAACTTCCAGGCCTTCGCCCGCACCTTTGGCGCGGCGCTCACGTCCACGAACCTGATGCCCCCGGAGACGCTGGGGCACTCGGGCTTCAACATCAACCTGGAGCTGTCCGTCATCAACCTGCCCGATGACGTGCTCATCCCCACCGAGGGGGCACAGCCGGGCTCGGTGCTGCTGCCAGCGCTCCATGTCCGCAAGGGCCTGCCCTTCTCGCTGGAGCTGGGCGCCCGGGTAGGCTGGGTGGAGAAGAGCAGCCTGTTCGCCGCCACCGGCGAGCTGAAGTGGGCCATCAACGAGGGCTTCACGTACCTGCCGGACATCGGCGTGCGCGGCCACATCACCCGGCTCATGGGGGCCCGGGACCTGGGGCTCACCACGGCCGGGTTGGACTTCGGCGTGGGCAAGCAGTTCCCCGTCGGCGGCATGGTGACGTTCACCCCGTACGGCGGCCTGGACCTGCTCTTCACCGGCGCGGACTCGCGCAACCTCGACTTCGACCCGGACCGCCCCGCGGAGCCCCCGGCGACCCCGCAGGAGATTCTCGTGGACACCGCCGTCTACGAGCCCGTGGACATCGGCGACAGCCTCAACCCGCGCATCTACGGCGGCGTGCGGTTCATCGGCGGCGTGCTGCAGCTGGGCGTGGAGTTCTCCTACACGCGCCTGGGCAGCGTGAAGCTGAACCCGGCCGATGACGCCAGCGACAGCAAGGGCGTGCCCGGCGTCGTCACCTTCAACACCTCGTTCGGCCTGGACTTCTAGGCCGCGCGCTTCAGGCCCTCGCGCACGCCGCGGGGGCGGTTGGTGATGAGGTAGGACACCCCCATCGCCTCCAGGGCCCGGGCCCGCGCCGGGTCATCCACCGTCCACACCGCCACGCGCAGGCCCGCGGCCTTCCAGGCTGCCACCCGCTCCGGGGTGCAGGCCTCGTGGAAGGGGTGCACCGAGTGCGAGGACACCAGCGGGTTCATCAGGTACGCCTGGGGGCTCCAGGGCTTGTCCGGATCAATGAGGAAACCCCGGCGCAGCGAGGGCGCCGCGGCGGCGAACCGGAACAGGCACCAGGGGTTGAAGCTGGACACCACCACCCGTCCGGCCAGCCCCTCCCGGGTGATGAGCTCCGCCACCTTGTCCGCGAGCCCCCCGTCGTTGAAGCGGTCGCACTTGAGCTCGATGTTGATGAGGAAGTGCGAGGGCAGCGCCGCCACCACCTCCTCCAGGAGCGGAATCCGCGCGGGGGCGAAGCCCAGGGGGCTGCCCACATCCGCCCGCCGGAGCTTCCAGTAGGGCGTGGTGCGCACCTCCCAGGGCAGCCGGGCCAGCCGGTCCAGCCGCTCATCGTGGCAGACCACCACCTCGCCGGAGCCGCACACCATGGCATCCAGTTCCACCCCGTCCGCGCCCTGCTTCACCGCCTCGGCGAAGGCCTCCAGGGTGTTCTCGGGAGCGTCGGCGCTGGCGCCTCGGTGGGCAAGCAGGAGCATGCCCGGCAGTCTGCGTCAGAACCGCGCCGGGGGGTGAAGGAACTCCGCCCCCTGTCCTCCACGGACAGTTGGCTTGCCTCGCCCCGGGGTTTGCTGCACTGTGAGGTGCATGGGGCTGGGCCTTGGAGAATTCATCGTCCTTGGGTTTGTGCTGATGGTGGTGTTCTCCGCCTCGCGCATGGGCCAGCTTGGCAACGCCATGGGCAAGTTCGTCTACTCGTTCCGCAAGGCCTCCAAGGGGGAGGACTTCGTGGACGTGAAGCCCCTGCCCCCCTCGCGCCGCGGCACCATCGACGCGGACTACACCGACTCCAAGAAGAACTAGGCCCCCAGGCCGCCCTGCCCCTTGCCCACGCCCTCCTCCAGCAGGCGCGCGGCCTGCTCGCGCAGGGACTCGTGCACGGAGGTGTCGTGCGCCAGCTCGGCCAGGTCCGTCGCGTTGAGCAGGGGGACGATTTTCGCCCCCACCTCGGGCGGCAGGTAGGGGTTGAAGACGAGCGCGCGGCGCACCAGGTGGCGGGCGGACCAGCGCGGGGACTTCCAGATTTCCACCAGCGGCTCGGGCCGGGCCGGGCGGCGCGCCGCCATGCGCACCACGAGCGGCTCGGTGAGGCGGGGGTTGAGCAGGGCGTTGCTTACCACGGAGGCGTTGCTCGCCGTCACCAGCCGGGCGAGCAGGTCCGGATCCCTCGTGAGGCGGGCCTGCTGCTTGAGGTGCCCCAGGGACTGGGAGAACACCTTCGCGTCCGACTTGGCCGCCGCGCGCGCATCGAACTGCTTGCGCGCGGGCCCCTCGGGGAAGAGGTCCGCCACCGTCTCCAGGGACTGCACCTCCGCGAGCCGCCGCAGCGAGTCCGCGTAGGGAATCTGCGCCGCCTCCATGCCCAGGGCCGCCGTGACGGCCGCGAGCACGCGGGTGGCGGGCTCCCAGCCCGAGCGGGCCAGGGCGATGAGGTGGCCGACGAACTCGTTGGCATCGAGCGGATCGTGCCGGGCGAGCTCGCGCGCCACCGCCTTGCGGAGGATCTCCGCGCTGCCGCTCAGGCCGTGCAGCCGCAGCGCGAGGTTCTTGGCCTGTTCCCGGGTGGGCATGGCGTGCGCCTCGCTAGGGCTTGCCGCTCTCCTCGGGCACCGCCTCCATCTTCACTTCGAGCCGGAGCTGGCCGAGTTCCTGCGGAAAGTCGTGGAAGAGCACCGCGAACGGAGCGCGCGCGCCCGGGGCAATCGTGGAGGCCCCGCCGTCCAGCTGCGTGCGCAACTGCGCCGAGGTCTCCTCGTTGGTGACGGCGTAGAGCTCCTCGGGGTTGGGGACCTTGCCCGCGAGCCCCTCGGTGGCCTTCACCCGCTGGCCCCCGTCGTACAGCGCGGCGCGGACCCGGATGCGCACGGGCCTGGAGGAGCGGTTCTCCACGTCTCCGCGGACGTAGAAGACCGCCCCGCCCCCGCGCGTGTCGTAGAGGCCATTCGAGACGTTGTGCGCCACGAAGTCGCTGGGCGTCACCAGCGCCAGCAGGGTCGAGGGCGACAGGGCCGTGGCATCCACCCGGCCCTCCTTGAGGTACACGCTGCCCACCGCGGTGAGCGCCAGCAGCAACCCCGCGGCGATGGTGAGGTAGGCCACCTGCCCGGTGACCTCCTGCGCGGCGCTCGGCTTGCGCCGCTCGGGGATGCCCATGTCCGCGGGCCGGCCCGCGGGGCGGGCGATGGCGGGGACCGCCAGGTTCGGCGCGGACGGAGCCGGGGCCGCGGGCAGGTCCTGCTGGGACGGCACATCCAGCAGCGGGCTGGGGGTCTGGGCGCTTCCGCTCTCCAGGCCCGGAACCTCCTCGCCGTGCGACGGCAGATCGAGCCGCGAGCGCCCCGTGTCCGTGGGGCTAAGGAAGGGGTTCTTGTTGGTCTCGGTGAGATAGCCCTGCGACGGGTCCGCCGAGCCCAGCATCTGCCGGCCCGTCTCCGTCGGGGCGAACCGGGGCTCCGCCGCCTGCGCGAACGGGTCCTGGAACGGGGTGGCGGGGGCCGCGGCGGCCGCCGCCTGCGCGAACGGATCCTGGAACGGGGTGGAGGGGGCCGCAGCCTCCGCGGCCTGCGCGAACGGGTCCTGAAACGGGACGGCAGGAGCCTCGGACTGAGCCGAACCGCCGCCCAGCTCATCGTCCCCCATCATCCCGAACTCCATGGGACCTGGGGGCGAGAACGCGGGGGCGGGGGCGGCGGGGCGCTCCGCGGCCCCGAACGGGCTGGCGAACTCGTCGAAGTCCGCGGGCGCGGACGACTGGGGCGCGAGCGCCGGGGCGGGCCGCGCCGCGGCGGGCGGGGCCTGAGGCGCGGCGATGGAGCCCGCGCGTCCCAGCAAGGCTGCGGGCACGGGCGCGGAGAGCTCATCCTGCGAAGGAGCGCTCAGGTCTCCGCCCACCGAGCCGAACGGGTCATCCTCCGCGAAGGCGAAGGAGGTGGGCGCGGGCGCCGCCGCGGGGGCCGGGACCGGCTCCGGCTCCGCGGAGAACCCCAGGCCGGACGGAGGCCCGTCCAGGTCCGCCTGGGGCGAACCGAAGGGGTCCTCGTCCATGAACGGCATCGAGGACACGGGCGCTACCGGGGCGGGAGGCGCCACCGGAGGGGCCACGGGCGCCGGCCGGGCCACGGGCGCCGCCAGGGGAACGGAGCTGGTGGGCACCTGGAACGG is a genomic window of Stigmatella erecta containing:
- a CDS encoding MXAN_5808 family serine peptidase, producing the protein MPRMLRRIIAVAVLLGAWALVGGDRAPIPLTMGAAQAANQGWDGTAAQKGDKGSHELSSRIFTKVILYVKDNYVDPKRVRPKEMMIASLEYVEKSVPDVLVEGNAETGKINLNVNGKQQEFDISHVDSLWKMSFTLKDIFDFISKNMRRIEDTRDIEYAAVNGALSTLDPHSVLLRPELYREMKLSTKGEFGGLGFVIQMREGNLTVVRVLPKTPAHRAGIQKDDQIKKIGEESTVSMDLNEAVSKLRGAVDSKIVITVERKGWDKPRVMTLARAMISIESVQHKLLAQNVGYVRLKNFQGNTTRDLESALADLRKQSEQKGGPMKGLVLDMRGNPGGLLEQAIQVSDTFLSSGVIVATVGLSDKLREEKRARPTEGEDTYPIAVLVNAGSASASEIVAGALKNLNRATIIGRQTFGKGSVQVLYDFPDDSALKLTIAKYLTPGDVSIQEVGIVPDIQLVPTRVTDERIDVFAPRRSIGEADLDQHFGNPDSSTVAKKREDVLNREKPWESLKYLKVDPKQQAAQAAKEAKDEEKAAPKVAQKDAKHGEKDPLIDVDVAGQSEDLDDQLDAESQDEIKEDFEVTFAREFVLRAPATTRKEQLQQGKAFVDQKRAEEEQRINAALAALGTDWSPGPTPKNVQLEATFSPSADQAVHAGQELEMVLTAENKGAEPLKRVRAWSESDNAFLDRREFILGAINPGEKKSWKVKVRLPKDLTSRRDDVTVKFFDDQGALPKTLVSELSFVELPRPSFSFNWQVLDSCQTCNGDGMAQRGESVTLALDVTNTGTGTALDSFAQIKNAGDANVFIEKGRFKLGSLAPGETKSARFQFEVKKGYKGDTFPLKLAIIDEPLEEFVTEKLELPVRESAVAALEPKKGLVRVPEKAELFGVPLANARPVARVGTASVLTAEASTKGFYKVSVGEDRFAFVKAADAREVKAGKAVLPKKLDWLTSLKPPEIHLEADTSSGGLMANGERFTLTGYVTDPNGLLDVYVLVNDQKVYFKAVDPKSAEPKKLTFSTDFALKEGNNNVLVVARETQDFASRRTLVIRRRPAEVAQKLTTPGQTQKPQ
- a CDS encoding glycerophosphodiester phosphodiesterase, with translation MLLLAHRGASADAPENTLEAFAEAVKQGADGVELDAMVCGSGEVVVCHDERLDRLARLPWEVRTTPYWKLRRADVGSPLGFAPARIPLLEEVVAALPSHFLINIELKCDRFNDGGLADKVAELITREGLAGRVVVSSFNPWCLFRFAAAAPSLRRGFLIDPDKPWSPQAYLMNPLVSSHSVHPFHEACTPERVAAWKAAGLRVAVWTVDDPARARALEAMGVSYLITNRPRGVREGLKRAA
- a CDS encoding twin-arginine translocase TatA/TatE family subunit, which encodes MGLGLGEFIVLGFVLMVVFSASRMGQLGNAMGKFVYSFRKASKGEDFVDVKPLPPSRRGTIDADYTDSKKN
- a CDS encoding zinc-ribbon domain-containing protein, whose translation is MIVQCEQCQTRFKIPDEKVTEKGVKVRCTKCQHTFRVSRAPAGATPGASAPPVPGPADGGFDPFERFGTAPDPKPGHSTRPGFFAEGVEASRQGPAAPAARLPPSPWNAMDSGSEEEIHHETTRVLPIQVPPEARPPVPSLPPLPVAAAPVPGRPAAPAGSAVTARAPASPPVPKAPAATRSSAVGLPAVAKPAPKPAVPSPAVPPAADLFAEFFANPGAGPAAPLPELPPEAPSALPPHPAPQARAGGPGGMNASFGFGDKGSFGSIDTDLSEPAPDLGPPPEFDAGPFSAPAPVPVAAPPPKPAPVAARRPSTVGVAAVPAGRPAPVPVPVSAAPAAAARPTPFQVPTSSVPLAAPVARPAPVAPPVAPPAPVAPVSSMPFMDEDPFGSPQADLDGPPSGLGFSAEPEPVPAPAAAPAPTSFAFAEDDPFGSVGGDLSAPSQDELSAPVPAALLGRAGSIAAPQAPPAAARPAPALAPQSSAPADFDEFASPFGAAERPAAPAPAFSPPGPMEFGMMGDDELGGGSAQSEAPAVPFQDPFAQAAEAAAPSTPFQDPFAQAAAAAAPATPFQDPFAQAAEPRFAPTETGRQMLGSADPSQGYLTETNKNPFLSPTDTGRSRLDLPSHGEEVPGLESGSAQTPSPLLDVPSQQDLPAAPAPSAPNLAVPAIARPAGRPADMGIPERRKPSAAQEVTGQVAYLTIAAGLLLALTAVGSVYLKEGRVDATALSPSTLLALVTPSDFVAHNVSNGLYDTRGGGAVFYVRGDVENRSSRPVRIRVRAALYDGGQRVKATEGLAGKVPNPEELYAVTNEETSAQLRTQLDGGASTIAPGARAPFAVLFHDFPQELGQLRLEVKMEAVPEESGKP